ataaaacgaaGGTTTAACAGAATGAACCTAGTTCCAATTCTACAACAGTTTTGATTACAAAGTTAGAATGATATACAGAATAATATGGCTTTATATTGTACTTTAGTCTTCATCAATTTCGCCGTTTCAATATCttatgcattctgggtaatattttcaaaaacattgtgattggtttaaaacgttcTGAATGTGGGAATTATAAGCTAAAGCAATTTTTAAGATACACAGTCTACATACAAGCTGTTGGAGTATCGTATAGTATTTCTTTCCTTTgggtaaaaaaacaattatttaagtTATCGACTTTCTACAAAgcctataaataaatgtatcgaaATGACAATATCACTTTATCGTTCATGTTATCTATCTTCCTAAGTTCGATTTTTGAAAAGGAAGTATATgttcaaataatatataaacaagtctaaattgtaaactacgttcaaacatatgattgcgttggataataaacgcatttttttttacttgtgcatgttaaacaaatttcgttgaaggagggtctaaatacagcacaaaccacattttccaaaagaccaaaaaagtgaaaaagtatattttaacaaaaagcaTTTGTcaaacaggtcgaacaactgatgttctttaactcTGCTGACTGCCAAacaaaattgatcacaagatataaacaatggatcttaatatataacttgacaactaaacagaaaacaattaactaGTGGCCAAGATGTAAcgccacaaacataaggtgtcaatatttttgtgtACACCAGATCctgatttcgacaataaatgtatcttcagtgatgttagggatctctaaacggtatttggaaggccatatataatttaccctcatttttagatagtCTATTGAATTGTAAGAGTcaataggatgaacggatcatataaaccggagggaaaatatgatacatattttatatatctgtTTCTATATAACATAAAAGTAAAGACAATCATAGATTCTTTTGTTCCGAACATTtacttatattatttattttatgtatttatatactcatttaaacaaaattggcGAAGATATCAATATCTAGATCAATTAACTTATCTAAACTTTATCTAAACTCGACGTAGGGCTTTCCATATATGCTAGAGATAAGTTATTGATACCTTAAACATGTTACATTTacaaccctagtttttggtggggttcgtgttgtttattctttgcttttctatgttgtgtcatgtgtactattgtttgtctgtttttctttttcatttttagccatggcattgtcagtttgctttagaTTTATggatttgactgtccctttggtatctttcgtcccttttttataGTTGCTTTGTTTAATGTGCCTATCATTATACTATTGACACTTTGCCAAACATATGCTTAGCCAAGGTAAAAGCTATAAATGTATAGAAACATTTTTCACCATATTTTAGAAGTCCTTCAAAAGTAGACATTTGGATTGGATTACATGCTCCGGATCCAAATCAACGAACAAACCTTGTATGGACGAACAACTGCTCTAGACCGTTATTGTATTCAAACTGGGAACCTGGATTGAAAAGTGGTCCAAACGATTTATGTGCGTATATTGAGGTAGAATTGGGAAGCATGTATTGGTTTTTAGATGAATGTGAGAAAACGAAGAGATCATTTTTATGTGAATCTAAAGCAGGTATGATATAGATAATAATGTGATTTAGATGTTACACgtcttttgatttgataaaagtGTTTTGACTGTCAGCTTGTAGACAAAACTTTGTCATGTGACTGTGATGTCAccaatgttgtttttaaaaaaccCATCTTTTTACAAATGGAATTTTAAGGGACGATTGTAATAATAATTCTGTCTAAACAAAGTACCCCCCTTCCtcctaaaaaaaacccaaaaaacttaacttaaattcaaaacggaatgtCCCTAATCGATTTGGAAAATACAAAGGCTTTAAACTGCTTCTATAAGAGATTTATAATTAGGTCTTCAAACATTTATATGAATAACTGTTATGTTATAAATGGAAcgtgttttcattttatttacaatttgtatACAGATGTACATTGTTATTTGGAATATTTGAATGCTTAACATTTAGATGATCTACGTATTTAGACTCAATGGACAtaaacaaaatcttttaatCTTTTGTGCTACAAGGCGTTCGTTTGtttaactgtatatatatatcgatTTATTGCGGATTTAACTTCCGAAATTTAAATTATACTCACAAATTCATTATACTTCAggtttcattatttaaaaaagtacaTCAGGTTAGTTGCACGGAGAATATTCTTCCGATAAACAgataacttaaaacattttgtaaaaggaaaacTGTATATTTGCCAAAAggaaatagttgtttttcatcttattttgctcaagaaagatttttttgtgttcatgTCTGCTCCGCGTATCTTTTTCGGTACTAAGAATCTAGTTGGTTCCTTTCTTAAAGGAATACATAGAAAATTGAAACCAAAGCGCAGTAAACAGTCAAAAGCTAAAACTTAGAAATCAACGCAGCAATAGATACTCAATACTGAAGGTTGACTATTAGCTGACcctataaaataacaaataagagtTTAGCAAAACCTCGAAGCATTCACGTACCCAAACTTGAAAAAAACCAAGCAAACATGAATTGATACAAAACTGCGTctatgttaaacatgttttgtgagatatcaacccttACACCTCAACTCTAGCCAACGTGGTATTAAAAACACAAGGAAAAACGCACAGTAAAGTTAACTCTATATTTGggtaaaagacaaaaatatttctatcCTATCATTAAATATTAAGATACTTACATGATCCTgaactttcaaataaaataagataCAAGAACGCTGTATCAAGTTTAATCCTACATGAGTACACAAAATCCCATGTTGATTTTGCTTTTTCCACCTGACCACAGTGGGTAGCCCACCCGTGCCTACTTAAGATATTATctcttttttgttgttaaaatattgattaaaatgCTTATCTGCTTATGTTGAATTATTGTACTTGTAACTCTtttgattcataaaaaaaatatgtattccGACTCATGGATGGGCAGAGTAGACAAGCTGGACATTTTTTTCGCACGGTGCCCATTCCCACTGTTGACGGGAGGATAAGATACAATCTACCTGAACTGTGGTGTAAGTTAGTTACATGTATGCTGTAATTGGTACATGACGTGAAGATAGCTTTTAGATCTATATAGTGTAGTCAATTCTATATGTGTTTCGTGACATTGCGTCTATTATTACGTACATTGTAATAGAAAATCAtagaataaattgaaaaatacaaagatCTACTCAgaactttatataatattttaaaattgatatgtaTCAAACTGAAATGTCcttttttgatttattgaaagaacTTGAACCTGATGCTTATTCGCCAAAAAGAAGGTAAAAGAAAATTAGTTTTCAAGAACAATAAGTATGTTCAAACTAGAAATAACAGCTATTTTCTTTCTACAAAGACCCCGTGTCAatcttaaattgttttaatggccagcagttgtttttcataaaaatatgtaataatgattgtattttactaatttttatgCTTGTATCATGATTTGTAAAATTCCTTCGATTTTTCTTGGtacaatgtaatattttccactaAGACATAACGAATGCTTGGTTTTGTAACCAACAATCATGTGACAAGTATTCATCGCAGTGTAagtgtttaaaataataaaaaaacagaagaaTGTCATTATCTCTTTGAactttgaaaacatttattctatattgttttatgtttttttatgttgatagaTATAGTATAAAGGCAATAGGAGTATACCTCTGTTCGAAATtaataaatcgatagagaaaaagaaaaaccgagttaaaaactaaaactgagggaaacacatcaaatataagacaACTACGATTcaaaagaaacacaacattaaaatgtaacacacacataaacgaactataacgcctggtgaatcgcattcaaagattgtacgatcacggaaaataattgaattaaattggaattaaaaaattacagacagtttaccctctcggtctaaatgataatattatgggaattggtaatatatctagaaccaattccgttaacattttggatatagtttctaaaactgtttgTAAAAACTGTTCTCACGgttgtagaacaaatcgcaatcaatgaaaatttcgggccaatcataccaatatttcggacctaatttctatttcaaaaaaacaacggcagacattatctgttaacaaaactctgttcgttaccggttaataagttaaataaaattttggaggattgcaacacaatttcatatagtaatcctaagtatgaaattgttcaaattattatggcatattgttattctaaattatttcccaaaattgatcgccctgaagatcataaaaacattttattaaaattaagtatgtcaataaaggctttgattttgtaaatattgccggtatatttaacgaccattctgttaaagaacaaattcctgaatattttgacaatactgagctacctcttatttgttatatttacaagatatctacccggaaatttgtgtttaattatagtcaattgtgtaaagatgttaatatcagtaaaaatatacctacttcatgtaattgcagtaattccgaatatatttatggacccatttcccatgttataacaggagatattaacatcgttcaagaccgagagttaaaatcattcctcagtaaaggacttAAGTATCgtccccgtcaattattaattagaatgagtgtcgtaaaatcatccacgactcactccatactttctgtatgaaatggataaaacggaaaaaagctgacaaaaagtcgttggactctttttttaattcagtaatgaagatagttgatatacgtattcaacgtTTTAaggaacattttactattaacaataaccacaataaacctatttctcgtatcaaacataaacaaagagaactagccaaggaattggTTTTTGTCCcagccgataaagctgctaataatattattgtttgacgttaattttacattgaggttctgaaaaaggaaatcaccaattcaccaacattccaaataaaggcaacagtagtataccgctgttcaaaactcataaatccatggacaaaaaacaaaatcggggtaacaaactataACCAagagaaacgcattaaatataagaggagaacaacgacacaacaccgaaacgcaacacacacagaaacggaccaagcaacagacaaaacaccacgagaataacaaatataacatcaaaactaaatacatgaatttgggatagacaagtaccgtgccacgtcttatctcaatatctcaaaaataagagaaaacacaaacgactcaacgttaaaatgcaacacacacagaaacgaacaatattataacaatggccatcttcctgacttggtacaggacactcttaaagggaaaaaaaagtggtgggttgaacctggttttatggcatgccaaacctcgcactttaatgtcaaagtttaatataacattgaaatgacaacatgatattacaggactacaatacaaataaaaaggagaacatattagacaaaataAAAGCATGAtcaatagataacaaaaagcatcaggtttaaaattcacgTCTTGaaccttgtccacacaagactcaccagtgacgcctaTATATAAacgatcgaaagtgaaaaaaagtacaaagttgtacagcactgaagatcaaagtTGGAAAGGTTTTGCcgaatacggcattgtttgtatgcccgggataagaacattcttattatatagaacaattcaggctattgcaaacagtaaattgtatcaagaaatttatattttccaactgacttcattttcagaaaacgaaatctgtaacaaacataaacttttagcaaccgctttacaagcagagccaaatacaatgaaagtcccaactatgtattggcttccgaagctacacaaaaccccttacaaatatagatttatttcgtcttcaagccattgttcaactgctaaattgtctattcttcttaccagcacacttggtacaacttaaaacctttaaataaattgttcaaataaggccttcgaaaatagtgggataaattacttttggagtgtcaagaactcgttggaagtacttgataaattgcatgcttatattggtgattttgaatctgttcaaagttttgatttttctaccctgtatacaaTCTACCACATTGCCttacattctcattaagaaaaaattcacacacctaattaaatgggcattcaaaaaatcagaatgtgaatatacatgttcaaactcttttaggtcattttttagtagcaataaacaaaaaaacctATGTTAAtaggacatgctttgatactatatatgccatttcctatcgttaattatccgtttttagatggtgacgttctcttttcaccatcttacggtgtttatatatctcaacttgtacgattcgctcgtgtatgtaacaatgttttagattttaacgagataaatttatgtattactgaaaaattataacaccagggttttcgatatcacaaactagtcaaaacatttacttaattttatcatcggtataaagacatcattcgtaaatatagcttaacatgcagacttcttatatgttcaggtatttcacatccatttttttatggaaatattctttataaagcacaaaggtgtcagtattcacctcagaaacttacaaaacctttgaatagacttattaagaagggatataattacgatactgttgtcaagtcattaaagattgcatattttggcgttaatattgagtcattGATAAgctctttgcgtcggaactaaacacatttattctaaaaacagttgttggcatgacacgggttatgttcttctcatatatgttatgatggtatgatactaaacccctaacaggaaggattgtgcctgatgttcatatgatgaaatcataatctttcagtcagtttaattttgtctggagctggcatgtcagttaactgctagtagtctgttgttatttatgtattattgtcattttgttaattttctttggttacatcttctgacatcagactcggacttctcttgaactgaattttaatgtgcgtattgttatgcgtttacttttctacattggttaaaGTAATAGGGggaaggttgagatctcacaaacatgtttaaccccgctgcatttttgcgcatgtctcaagtcaggaggctgtggcctttgttagtcttgtattagtttaattttaatttcttgtgtagTTATTTTCTTGGGCATCAAtgttcgtggtttgaggaaaatttacgtattcgtggatatttactttcgtggttttggcaaagtctacactcaATCCTTTAggaaatttgttattcgttgaacattttaattcgtggttctcctatacccacgaaatccacgaaacttggtatccaacgaatattaatgaatccaaaGTAAGTTTATTGTGTACCCTTTGGAAATAcgaatggcgttcattatcactgaactggtatatatttgtttaggggccagctgaaggacgcctccgggtgcgggaatttctcgctacattgaagacctattggtgaccttctgctgttgttttttaatttggtcgggttgttgtctctttgacacattccccatttccattctcaattttataacagAAAAATGGTCATTtcactgacttggtacagggcatttggGTAAGATAaacatggtgggttgaacctggtttttagGCAtaccaaacctcccgctttaatggcaatgttaattatatcattaaaatgacaacattatatGACAGGACTGCAATacaaaaaatggaagaaaatatacgacagagaaacacacgattaacagccaacaaaaggtacttggtttaaaattttaaaacgcTAGACGCACGCCAAGTCCACACAAGACTAATTAGGGACGCCCAGATGAAAGGatcaaaagttccaaaaagttgtgaccAATACGGACAGGGTTATCCACATGGGACAAGAACATCCTTGTatattatttagaatttaaagcATCGTTACAGACATTAGGTTTATAAATGTGTACGTTTTTTACAGGTATCTGTGATTCTGGATACTTCTACGATGCTGAAAGTCATACGAGTGTAGCTACTGGGATTGGTGGATTAACCACGATGAGTTCCGTTACTGTACAACAATGTAAAAATGCTTGCAATCCCTCACCTATGTGTTGGGGTTTTGTGTTTATCCCTGCTGTACCTAAATGTGCACTTTTTGACCTTAATGATGACCCTCTTTTCATTGAAAACAACCAAGTGCATGCTCATAATCATGGTCTGTACATGAAGAGGTGTCATTTTGAAGGTATTAATACATCGTTTCATCTTAGAAGCAAGAAcgaataaataattgaaatattgatttcaataaataccaaaaatatgtatttaaacagattacaaaatagataaaacaaaataatgaataactagacaacaacaaaaaggtTGACCCTTTATTATATTCgagaatttatttgtttatcaaattgaCAAATTAGTCTGTATAAATTTTAAGAATTAGCATACTtcattggtcgggttgttgtctctttgacacattccccatttccattctcaattttattcaatatgatacatgtatgatattcCCTGTAATCACCACTAACTATAATAAATTGGTTACTTTATATTGTAACGTTTTACAACTATTCTAACTGAAGACCGTTCTTtcacctataattgttaacttttacaaattgtgactggTAGTAGTCTCAATGAAACTCATTCcactttctttttatatctatatagatataggaagatgtggtatgagtgccaatgagacagctctccatcaaagtcacaattaactattttttttttttattcaacagtAGATGAAGACACTAATGTCTTGAGTATACCACCATATGCTTCGTCTGGATCTAGTGCTGTTAGTGAATGTATGACAACAACAAACGAAATAACGACAACAAGACAACAAACAACTAAAGATCAGACAACAGCAGCAATAATGATACTATCAACAAATGCAAATCATTTGACATCATCGAATTATCACGTGACAGCATCAAAGCCAGAAACCACGTCGACGGAAAAGAATTTGATAAATCCAACAACAATCCAAAAAGTCTCAACATATAGCACAGGTAAATCAAATCTAAATCGCATTGAATCAGGTCAATACATAAACCAATTGATTATTGATTAAATTATAGAGTGATTGATTGAATAGATTCATAAAATAAAGGAACTATCCAATTACATTTAGTCTAACCATGTATCTGATTCACAATTTAAAGACGAATTATAATTACCATAACACTAAACGACTGACTCTCAATAGCACTTACAGTGTGATGCTAGCGAACGTTTTTAGCTTATTAGataaaggaaaaaggaaaatcacaaaaattatgaacttagaggaaaatcaattcggaaagtccataatcacatggcaaaatcaaaaaacaaaacgcatcaaaaacgaatggacaagaactgccatattcctgacttagtacaggcattttcaaatgcagaaaatggtggattaaacctggttctatagcgccaaccctctcactttaatgactataaaatatgaatacattTGCTTTCTTAGATTTGCTGCAAATTGACTTTACAATGGtgaaatgtttaaacaaaatgtttgttttctgtAGTATTTTATCAGTTAAATGTGGTTGCtcgacatttaaaaatatttcaattgttatttcttttttgaaatgttgaacgtttacatttcttttaatatttgatcCTTTTGTTCGCCTTCTGtttatatgttaaatttatataaaacgtGATTGGCGTACCTAAATTTATTCAGCGTAAACAAGGTTTACTTATTATGAACACATAGATTCTATACATTTGTGCAAATTTTCCTCACACAATTTTCCTCTATCGtatttttttgtcgagcctgcaactttcgTTGTAGAAAgatcgacatagggatagtgatccggcggcggaggcggctacggcggcggcgtaagctaacttcttaaaagctttatattttagaacgaagaagacttggatgcttcatactttgaataaaaatgcCTCATgatacgaactttccgtcagtcacatgtccaatgtccttgacctcattttcatggttcagtgactacttgaaaaaaaaagttcagattttttgtaatgttaaattctctcttattataagtaatcaGATAACTATATATtaggtatgtgcgtaccttgcaaggtcctcatgtctgtcagacagttttcactcgacctcgacctcatttcattgatcagtgaacaaggttaagttttggtggtcaagtccatatctcagatactttaagcaatagctctagtatattcggtgtatggaaggactgtaaggtgtacatgtccaactggcagatgTCGTCTGACCTGGACCTCATGGTTCAGTGGgaatagttaagtttttgtgttttggtctatttttctcatactatatgcaatagatctactatatttggtgtatagaatgattgtacGGTGTACATGTCTTGCTgacaggtgtcatatgaccttgacctctatttcatggttcagaggtcaaagttaagttttttgaaTGTTTGTCTATTCTTCTAATACTCTATGCATTAGTCAACTATGTTTggtgtattgaaatattttatgatctatatgtctgttacacaggttttatttgaccgtgacctcattttcacggtccattgctaagtgttaagtGTTTGTATTTTGGTCTGTGTTTCTTAATTTAttagcaataagtcaactatatctGCTGTATTGAAGAACTGTTAGCTGTACAAGTCttcctggcatggttcatctgaccttgacctcatttttacggttcattgatcaatgttttgtatatttgtttaatgttgaatttatgtgacagttgtaataaagctttatatttaggtctatcaacataatatcaattattagtaaagaaggcgagacatttatGTATGTACACTCTTGTTTTAATAATTACTCTTCGACAAATAGTAGCTTTTCTATATGGCATCAAAACATTTGAGTAATCCATTTGTAAAAATTTTCACAAgatttatttttagctcacctggcccacagggccaactgagcttttcccatcacttggcgtccggcgtccgttgTCATCCggcgtcgtctgtcgtcgtccgtcgtcgtttacttttacaaaaacttctcctctgaaactacaaggccaaattttaccaaacttggccacaatcatcattggatatctagtttaaaaatgtgtccgatgacccggtcaaccaactaagatggctgccatggctaaaaatagaacataggggtaaaatgcggtttttggcttattactcaaaaaacaaaacatttagagcaaatctgacatgggggtttAAGTGTTAATCAGGTCAggatatatctgccctgaaattttcagatgaatcggacaacccgttgttgggtttcagcccctgaattggtaattttatggaaattttactgtttttggtaattatcttgaaaattattatagatatagataaactgtcacaacaataatgttccgcatagtaagatttacaaataagtcaacatgaacgaaatggtcagtttacccctttaggagttattgccttttatagtcaattttaaaccattttacataaatctaagtaatcttttacaaaaatcatcttctcggaaactacttggccaaaataacccaaacttgaccacaaccATTTTTGGGGTATTCAGTGTAAAAAATGTTTCCGGTAACCCGGCCATCCAACTAATATGGCTGCCACGGctcaaaatagaacatagttgtagaattcagtttttggcttataactcaataaccaaagcatttagagcaaatctaacaaggtaaaattgtttatcaggtcatgatctatctgccctaaaattgtcagatgaattggacaacccgttgttgtggtgctgcccctaaattggtagttttaaggaaattttgctgttattggttataaatttgaatactattatagatagagataatctgtaaacagcaataatgttcagcaaagtaagattaacaaataagtcaacatgaccaaaatggtcaattgacacctaaggagttattgtcctttatagtcaatttttaacaattttcataaaatttgtaaatttttactaacattttctactgaaactactgggccaagttaattatagatagagataattgtaagcagcaagaatgttcagtaaagtaggATGTACAAACaaatcaccatcaccaaaacaaaattttgtcatGGATCCATCtgcttttttgttaatattcacatataccaaggtgagcgacacaggctctttagagcctctagttatatttCTCATCATATAAAATCGGGAAAGGAAAATATGCCAAAAGAGAGGACTACTCGGCCAAAGAGCatacaaaaaaacaagataCCAAAGGGTCTTCaacccaataaaaaaaaaaccggatTCGCAGACTAGTTTTTACAGGACCATACACAACAATGTGAACTAGTTGAACATCACACTAATTTTCGAATCATTTGAATGAAccataatttaaataaagataCTAGACTGAAAATAAACccacaggctcctgactaagGACAATAACATCAATACGAATAAACATGTGCATTGACTTTcctatttaaggaatgactgtaatatttttttctgtctatgaagaaagtaaataaataacttGATGCACCCTGAATAACGCgcgtgcaccacatttttatgttatttcgaaaagaaagaacaaatgttacagtcatttcttataatttaattcaaaatattatttcaaatcgTAGAAAAACATggaaaaacgttgatgacgtcacggtcacatgactaaattatgtctttgGGCTGacaacaaaataacgtcagccaatcagaagacgcgtaacatccaaaattaaattatatacagttatatcagaaataacatatttaatCGTTTGATTTGTAAAACGAAATATATTATTGTTGTGCTAGTACTATGAACATAATACGCACTAGtttttgataatttcatttc
This Mytilus trossulus isolate FHL-02 chromosome 14, PNRI_Mtr1.1.1.hap1, whole genome shotgun sequence DNA region includes the following protein-coding sequences:
- the LOC134697618 gene encoding uncharacterized protein LOC134697618, whose product is MEIVAVAIMLPMRDNYAKVSASVTLFVDELTWNEANQYCRSIGQHLVKIGRQAKEHYLHENLVSLNISPSKVDIWIGLHAPDPNQRTNLVWTNNCSRPLLYSNWEPGLKSGPNDLCAYIEVELGSMYWFLDECEKTKRSFLCESKAGICDSGYFYDAESHTSVATGIGGLTTMSSVTVQQCKNACNPSPMCWGFVFIPAVPKCALFDLNDDPLFIENNQVHAHNHGLYMKRCHFEVDEDTNVLSIPPYASSGSSAVSECMTTTNEITTTRQQTTKDQTTAAIMILSTNANHLTSSNYHVTASKPETTSTEKNLINPTTIQKVSTYSTGKNPYCVCTCSNVTKEMSLEESITEIVNAIKVDKTQTSTYTRQRTCAWDSRKSSESIGYVGIVILVLIVSLLICLDSSPFIYKITSQLKTLTTKSDPIG